TCTTCTCTGGAAGAGATCACATCCTACCTCGACGGATTACTCGATAAATGTCGGAAATAATGTTGGCGATTCCCCCTCTCACTCACCTATCAGGTGTAACCGGGATCCTTCGCTCTTTTTTTAAGCTCGATCCATCCCGGGCACTTCTATAGGTTTACCATAAGGCATGACTCTTCTGATTCTTTATTTCACCCTCTCGATAGGCTTTTCCTTTTTGTGTTCTATCTGGGAGGCGGTGCTACTGAGCATCTCCCCATCCCACATCAACATGCTGGAAAAAGAGCGTCCGAAGCTCGGCCGTAAAATCAAAAGGATGAAGGAGGAGATCGACCGACCCCTGTCGGCCATCCTCAGCCTCAATACGATCGCCCATACCGTGGGAGCCATCGGCGTCGGAGCCCAGGCAGGCAAACTCTACGGTTCCGAATCCATTTCCCTCGGCTTCCTTCACATCTACTACGAATCCATTATTGCCACGGTGATGACCCTGGCCATTCTGATCCTGTCGGAAATCATCCCTAAAACCTTGGGTGCTACCTACTGGAAAGCCCTGACCCCTTTCACGATCCGCTCCGTCAGCCAGCTGATGACCTTCCTTTCCCCCTTGGTCTGGATGAGCCAGAAAATCACCGGCAGCCTCAAAGGCGAAAGCACCGATAGTGTCCTGAGCCGCGCCGACCTCGCCGCCTATGCCGAACTCGGAGAACAACACGGAGCCATCAACTCAGGGGAATCCCGCATCATCTCCAACCTGCTGAAAATGCGGACGCTAAAAACCGTCGACATCATGACGCCCCGAACGGTTGCCGTGATGGCACAAGAAGACAGCACCGTCTCCGAATTTCACCAAAAACACCAAAATTCTCCCTTTTCCCGGATCCCGATCTACGAAGAAAAACATGACCACATCACGGGTATCGTGCTAAAAGACGATATCCTGATTGCCTTGGCCAACGACAATGATCACACCCAACTCAAGGACATCAAATACGATGCGGTCACCGTCAGCGACAGCATGCTGCTGCCCCAGCTGTTTGAGACCATGCTCAGTAAAAAAATCCACCTTAGCATCGTCGCCGACCAGTTTGGCAGCCTGCTCGGGCTGGTGACCCTCGAGGATGTCATCGAAACCTTACTCGGACTGGAAATCGTCGATGAAACCGACGAAGCCCCTGATTTGCAACAACTGGCACGCCAAAAATGGAAAGAACGTGCCGCCAACCTCGGCATCCTTCCCATCGCTGAAATCAAGCCCGATGAGACACCGAAACAAGCAGGTGATCAGAAAACACCCGAAAAGGCAATGTAGCCCATCGGAAGAAAGCCGGAAAACAAGCGAGGTATGGGAGACCTCGGCCAATTGGCTCAGCAAAAGGCACTCAATCCATTGAGGGTGGATCCTTGCCATTTTTCTTCGACCCAGCATCGCGGGCGAACCTCGACTCCCATTTTTTTTGACCCATCTCCGCCGTTTGGGTCCCCAACGCAGAAGATTTTAAAAAGATTGTTTTCGCCTGCTTGATCGTCAGCAGCAATAACTAAATATTGTATGCTTTTTTCTTTACTCCTACCATATATGCGATTTTAGCTGGTCTTGTCACCAGACAAAACTATGCGTTGCATTCAATGTGGATCCCTCAAAGACAAAGTCATCGACTCTCGTATGTCGAAAGATGGCACGACGATTCGTCGTCGCAGGATTTGCCTTGCCTGTGACTACCGCTACACGACTTACGAGCAAATCGAACGCACCGAATTACAGGTTGTGAAACGTGATGGGACCCGTGAATCGCTCAACCGCGAAAAAATTCTAAGGGGGCTG
This genomic stretch from Oceaniferula marina harbors:
- a CDS encoding CNNM domain-containing protein, with translation MTLLILYFTLSIGFSFLCSIWEAVLLSISPSHINMLEKERPKLGRKIKRMKEEIDRPLSAILSLNTIAHTVGAIGVGAQAGKLYGSESISLGFLHIYYESIIATVMTLAILILSEIIPKTLGATYWKALTPFTIRSVSQLMTFLSPLVWMSQKITGSLKGESTDSVLSRADLAAYAELGEQHGAINSGESRIISNLLKMRTLKTVDIMTPRTVAVMAQEDSTVSEFHQKHQNSPFSRIPIYEEKHDHITGIVLKDDILIALANDNDHTQLKDIKYDAVTVSDSMLLPQLFETMLSKKIHLSIVADQFGSLLGLVTLEDVIETLLGLEIVDETDEAPDLQQLARQKWKERAANLGILPIAEIKPDETPKQAGDQKTPEKAM